A single region of the Pseudomonas sp. VD-NE ins genome encodes:
- the fnr gene encoding fumarate/nitrate reduction transcriptional regulator Fnr has translation MSEPVKLRAHNQAHCKDCSLAPLCLPLSLNLEDMDALDEIVKRGRPLKKGEFLFRQGDTFDSVYAVRSGALKTFSLSDSGEEQLTGFHLPSELVGLSGMDTEKHPVSAQALETTSVCEIPFERLDELALQLPQLRRQLMRVMSREIRDDQQMMLLLSKKTADERIATFLVNLSARFRARGFSANQFRLSMSRNEIGNYLGLAVETVSRVFTRFQQNELIAAEGKEIHILDPIQLCALAGGSLEG, from the coding sequence ATGTCCGAGCCAGTTAAACTGCGCGCTCACAACCAGGCCCATTGCAAGGATTGCAGCCTGGCCCCTCTCTGCCTGCCACTTTCTCTGAATCTGGAAGACATGGATGCGCTGGACGAAATCGTTAAACGCGGCCGCCCGTTGAAAAAGGGCGAGTTCCTGTTCCGCCAGGGCGACACGTTCGATTCCGTTTATGCAGTACGCTCCGGCGCCCTGAAGACCTTCAGCCTCAGCGACAGCGGCGAAGAGCAACTGACCGGTTTCCACCTGCCGAGCGAACTGGTCGGCCTGTCCGGCATGGACACCGAGAAACACCCGGTCTCCGCCCAGGCGCTGGAAACCACCTCGGTCTGCGAAATCCCCTTTGAACGCCTCGACGAATTGGCCCTGCAACTGCCGCAGCTGCGCCGCCAGTTGATGCGCGTGATGAGCCGTGAAATCCGCGACGACCAGCAAATGATGTTGCTGCTGTCGAAGAAAACCGCCGACGAGCGCATCGCCACCTTTCTGGTGAACCTGTCCGCACGCTTCCGCGCTCGCGGTTTCTCGGCCAATCAGTTCCGCCTGAGCATGTCGCGCAATGAAATCGGCAACTACCTCGGCCTGGCGGTGGAAACCGTGTCTCGCGTGTTCACGCGCTTCCAGCAAAACGAGCTGATCGCCGCCGAGGGCAAGGAGATTCACATCCTCGACCCGATCCAGCTGTGCGCGCTGGCCGGTGGCTCACTCGAAGGTTAA
- a CDS encoding adenine phosphoribosyltransferase, with protein sequence MVFDSFDIKSLIRPVIDFPKPGVIFRDITPLFQSPTALRLVMDSFAHRYVEADFTHIGAMDARGFLIGSVLAYQLNKPLVLFRKQGKLPADVLAEGYATEYGEAFLEVHADSLCEGDSVVMFDDLIATGGTLIAAANLIRRMGARVHEAAAIIDLPELNGSQRLEDMGIPTFCLTQFALTDK encoded by the coding sequence ATGGTCTTCGACTCCTTCGACATCAAATCGCTTATCCGCCCAGTGATCGACTTCCCGAAACCGGGCGTGATCTTTCGTGACATCACCCCGCTGTTCCAGTCGCCAACGGCCCTGCGCCTGGTGATGGACAGCTTCGCCCACCGCTACGTGGAAGCTGATTTCACCCACATCGGCGCGATGGACGCCCGTGGTTTCCTGATCGGCTCGGTGCTGGCGTATCAGTTGAACAAGCCGCTGGTGCTGTTCCGCAAGCAAGGCAAACTGCCGGCGGACGTGCTGGCTGAAGGTTACGCAACCGAATACGGCGAAGCGTTCCTGGAGGTGCACGCCGACAGCCTGTGTGAAGGCGATTCGGTGGTGATGTTCGATGACTTGATCGCCACGGGCGGCACGCTGATTGCCGCGGCCAACCTGATTCGCCGCATGGGCGCGCGGGTGCATGAGGCAGCAGCGATTATTGATTTGCCGGAGCTGAACGGGTCGCAGCGTCTTGAGGACATGGGCATCCCGACGTTCTGCCTGACGCAATTTGCCCTGACTGATAAGTAA